The following proteins come from a genomic window of Theileria equi strain WA chromosome 2 map unlocalized gcontig_1105316255037, whole genome shotgun sequence:
- a CDS encoding conserved hypothetical protein (encoded by transcript BEWA_040980A), translated as MNIITNELNIMNDMLRPFSTGRNGVYYTVKRFLCPIYGRKFERNFTSHVDLATSIIRNAHGSFLSDSEPSKVIIGFKKHIEDLEGLILSKEEAICTMNMCLDLGHLNRRLFRNCIEIVEDEYFKPVLVKDCDKVHPLTDLGYKNIDNTYEFVNNMSIQHKALIVIWTHIINQRKDHSQHGRHRQLYKPSESIDPEKEEIVTTRKLGRVLDPKPIRARISRIPSGKKLSNMLALQLREQIPDASLSDACYISHIFTTDLPLSGQLNEDTIDLLAQRFSEFTPSKLVDNMYSISKFCRSATRRFNEIWSFHDPNVDRIPTKRRCLYKIERRQFKSSFVLHVLKTLELYCDPERNKKDTVNPYIYEKNMLTLPLHIMLDLSHSDIPIPINLWDKLVVKIDTILKDVKYLDLCSIGLFFEAVVVSKYTTENTIEVAKGMLKKCVIDNDKIETYNSIQYILKVVSEQCLENEFRDLIDALLDDLGTTQNTNTNLFGS; from the exons ATGAATATTATTACAAACGAACTAAATATTATGAATG ACATGCTACGTCCTTTTAGCACTGGAAGGAATGGAGTTTATTATACAGTTAAACGGTTTCTATGTCCTATTTATGGGCGTAAATTCGAAAGAAACTTTACCAGTCATGTAGATTTGGCTACTTCTATAATTAGGAATGCACATggatcatttttatccGATTCGGAGCCTTCAAAGGTAATAATAGGCTTTAAAAAACATATAGAGGATCTGGAAGGGCTCATACTATCGAAAGAG GAAGCGATATGTACTATGAATATGTGCCTGGATCTCGGCCATCTTAACCGGCGGCTATTCAGAAATTGTATAGAGATCGTAGAAGATGAGTATTTCAAACCAGTGCTAGTAAAAGATTGTGATAAAGTCCATCCGCTAACGGATTTAGGATACAAAAACATCGATAACACATACGAATTCGTCAATAACATGAGTATACAACACAAGGCTTTGATAGTTATTTGGACTCATATAATAAATCAAAGGAAAGATCATTCACAACATGGCAGACACAGACAGTTGTATAAACCATCCGAATCAATAGATCCAGAAAAGGAGGAGATAGTGACTACACGTAAACTTGGAAGGGTTTTAGATCCAAAGCCTATTAGGGCAAGGATAAGCCGCATTCCCTCAGGGAAAAAACTATCAAATATGCTAGCATTACAGTTGAGGGAACAAATACCCGATGCTTCACTATCCGACGCCTGCTATATCTCTCACATTTTTACCACAGATTTGCCATTAAGTGGACAATTGAATGAGGATACTATTGACCTATTAGCGCAACGCTTTTCTGAATTTACCCCTTCCAAATTAGTGGATAACATGTATTCTATTTCTAAATTTTGTCGTTCTGCAACCAGAAGATTTAATGAAATATGGTCATTCCACGATCCAAATGTAGATAGAATTCCAACAAAACGACGCTGCCTTTACAAGATTGAAAGAAGACAGTTTAAAAGCAGCTTTGTTTTGCATGTGTTGAAAACATTAGAGTTGTACTGTGATCCTGAAAGGAACAAAAAGGATACTGTGAATCCATATATATACGAAAAAAACATGTTAACTCTTCCCTTGCATATTATGCTGGATTTGTCACACTCGGATATACCTATCCCTATAAATCTTTGGGATAAATTAGTGGTGAAAATAGATACTATATTAAAAGATGTAAAGTATCTTGATTTGTGCTCTATTGGTCTATTCTTTGAAGCAGTTGTTGTATCAAAATATACCACAGAAAACACGATTGAAGTGGCCAAAGGCATGCTAAAGAAATGTGTCATAGATAACGATAAAATAGAAACATATAATAGCATACAATATATCCTCAAAGTTGTTTCAGAACAATGTCTAGAGAATGAATTTAGAGATCTAATCGATGCCTTGTTGGACGACTTAGGGACTAcacaaaatacaaacacaAATCTATTCGGAA GTTAG
- a CDS encoding p-type ATPase family member protein (encoded by transcript BEWA_040990A): MIYYSFILILRLCCISVHSLDPVHNKVGDAVLSFDRDVIDHSTGHPSTNSIFLESLNKGISYNDKIHGGIGDLGSGVHLQHTSDPNDGKDNEKPKDSKDIEDKNEQKIKPILKNDDTGPIKPPIFNNSRWCKADVCLVSVPELLLFNALSVLFLLFLVIWHLGLLLRNKGKYEGYTDLSTVRSNTPTNDRRTLLQEGYSYTLPGWILLRYIILYTAICQVFVLSFVCNELCIPMIDGVKHWDMRAKPFFISWLIGFLTLLLSFLFKNTKVGKYLFLARSPLHSCEIVLISDFSKSSASTTVDHDILSLSLHWISTFASYLKLMLNISDNILKVPFEKYKASVKHYYIDVKSNDTERYFFYHYVKYTYSHDSAYFVDAYCKVSNYLKNTNLIDLLDRGGLTELESMKRTEDVGKNVISVEKLPFSTLLHREISDPIFFMQLYLTLKSIYWRSCITAPIWGFTSLYTIYKKVKIIHDQQNDIAELATSSANRLVTVLRENVTRVVPATDLAVGDIVRVDSDWEAPSDMIMLRGDAIVDESSVTGESIPLRKTKLAVDKYNYSLSIFDLNIDLDNDDMVNSKSADEGLNDHLLKAGTRVVAVLGNDETVGSAVAVVIATGAFTTKGKQLKGVLFPNQFRLKYDTQLPTVFILTFIYAIICSYYQIQFLGWNMTSIFYSIGTLSQVVPVWTSTIISISQSRACQRLSKSESVYCIAPSRIAVCGKVRVMCFDKTGTLTNNSLIFNGSRFVVSRGNTPIMSPDEISPTLDTIKSTKNMATNKDESTIRQIVSLAISTCHSLWPSNTNEQFGNHVDKSMFSSTGCTVEQFIDEGGATRRFIRNFSNKDLVMEVLRTFDFDYRKKLSSVVVAVTVESEEPLIFAFVKGAFENVSNCCMGGNSDLGFVANAESSNGSYVLGLAYKIIENENIDERDEVENNLKIGGLLLFNNEVRPESLDIIQSLHEAKVRPVILTGDNIAASQYVARTCGMFTLQSQAGPIAKLEGGDIVWLYPHHVVDEERLFFTDDYHDLSLTGDAFDHIQTNWGNILKKNGRLTSNQTANDNLFEQFLLRVRIFARLNPHQKVRVINAFKSLEIITGMCGDGTNDCLALQASHAGISLTSGATSMVSPFSSKNNKLESVISLIREGRGSLVTSLACFKFMLLFGLMIAFVKVTLFRECRGVMPEWGYLLLENAILLSLSYTMAMSRPSDKLRIRSPTSSLLGPLTLFSVGIMFFINIFFLSLIFKLYNYLGVPSSLDFNRKMNKAAWWILSDNFESPTICLWLCYQVVNTALVFSFGGVFREPILRNHSFTA, translated from the exons ATGATATATTATAGTTTTATATTGATATTACGATTGTGTTGCATTTCTGTGCATTCTCTCGATCCTGTACATAACAAGGTCGGTGACGCAGTTTTGTCTTTCGACAGGGACGTTATTGACCATTCAACGGGACATCCATCCACaaattccatatttttagaatctttAAATAAGGGAATCTCTTACAATGATAAAATTCACGGTGGAATAGGTGATTTAGGCTCTGGTGTGCATCTTCAACACACTAGTGACCCAAATGATGGCAAAGATAACGAGAAACCAAAGGATTCTAAAGATAtagaggataaaaatgaacaAAAGATAAAGCCTATCCTGAAGAATGATGACACTGGGCCCATAAAGCCACCGATTTTTAACAATAGTCGATGGTGTAAAGCAGACGTTTGTCTAGTATCAGTTCCTGAATTACTTCTCTTCAACGCATTATCAGTACTCTTCCTTCTATTCCTAGTGATATGGCACTTGGGACTTTTGTTAAGAAACAAAGGGAAGTACGAAGGATACACCGACTTGTCTACAGTGCGGTCAAACACACCAACAAATGACCGCAGGACGTTGCTTCAGGAAGGATACTCATACACATTGCCAGGATGGATACTTCTCCGGTACATTATTCTCTACACAGCAATATGCCAAGTTTTTGTTTTATCCTTTGTTTGCAATGAGTTGTGCATTCCTATGATAGACGGAGTAAAACATTGGGACATGCGTGCTAAACCGTTTTTCATATCCTGGTTGATTGGATTCCTTACTCTTTTACTCTCGTTTTTGTTCAAAAACACCAAAGTTGGAAAGTATCTGTTTCTTGCAAGGTCTCCTCTACATAGTTGTGAGATTGTCCTCATTAGCGACTTCAGCAAATCGTCGGCATCAACGACTGTAGACCACGATATATTGAGCTTGTCACTTCACTGGATATCTACGTTTGCATCATATCTTAAGCTAATGCTAAATATATCTGACAACATACTTAAAGTCCCATTTGAAAAGTATAAAGCATCAGTTAAACACTATTATATTGATGTAAAATCTAATGATACGGAAAGATATTTTTTCTACCACTATGTAAAGTATACATACAGCCATGATTCCGCATACTTTGTCGATGCATACTGCAAAGTTTCAAACTATTTAAAAAACACAAACTTGATAGACCTTCTAGATAGAGGTGGATTGACTGAACTAGAATCTATGAAGAGAACAGAAGATGTAGGTAAAAACGTAATTTCAGTCGAAAAGTTGCCCTTTTCTACTCTACTACATAGAGAAATATCGGACCCAATTTTCTTCATGCAACTATATCTTACACTAAAGAGTATATATTGGAGAAGTTGTATAACGGCACCAATTTGGGGTTTTACTTCATTGTATACTATATATAAAAAGGTCAAGATCATTCATGACCAACAAAATGATATAGCTGAACTGGCAACATCTTCAGCCAACCGACTTGTAACTGTTTTAAGGGAAAACGTTACCAGAGTTGTTCCTGCTACTGACTTGGCTGTTGGTGATATAGTTCGTGTGGATAGTGATTGGGAAGCTCCAAGTGACATGATAATGTTGAGAGGTGATGCTATTGTTGATGAAAGCTCTGTTACCGGTGAATCCATTCCACTTCGAAAGACAAAACTAGCTGTAGACAAGTATAATTATTCCttatccatttttgatCTTAACATTGATTTGGATAACGATGATATGGTTAACTCTAAAAGTGCCGACGAAGGCCTTAATGATCACCTATTGAAAGCTGGAACTAGGGTTGTCGCAGTTTTGGGAAATGATGAGACAGTTGGATCTGCTGTTGCTGTAGTTATTGCTACAGGTGCCTTCACTACAAAGGGAAAACAGCTCAAGGGTGTATTATTTCCGAATCAATTCAGGCTAAAATATGATACACAACTTCCCACTGTGTTCATATTAACCTTTATTTATGCCATAATCTGCTCGTATTATCAG ATACAATTTCTTGGCTGGAATATGACTTCGATTTTCTACAGTATAGGAACACTTTCTCAGGTAGTTCCTGTCTGGACAAGTACTATAATTTCGATTAGCCAAAGTAGAGCGTGCCAACGTCTATCAAAATCAGAATCTGTATACTGTATAGCACCATCAAGGATAGCCGTTTGTGGAAAGGTTCGTGTAATGTGTTTTGACAAAACGGGCACACTGACGAACAATTCTCTAATATTTAACGGCTCACGGTTTGTTGTATCTAGAGGAAACACTCCAATAATGTCACCTGATGAGATATCCCCTACATTGGATACAATTAAATCCACAAAGAATATGGCTACAAACAAAGATGAATCCACAATACGTCAAATTGTTTCTTTGGCTATTTCTACTTGTCACTCTCTATGGCCAAGTAATACCAATGAACAATTTGGAAACCACGTTGATAAATCAATGTTTAGTTCCACTGGATGTACTGTGGAGCAATTTATCGATGAAGGTGGTGCAACAAGACGATTCATCCGAAATTTTTCTAACAAAGATTTGGTAATGGAAGTTCTACGCACTTTTGATTTTGATTATCGTAAAAAGCTCTCATCAGTTGTGGTTGCAGTTACAGTTGAAAGTGAAGAACCTCTAATATTCGCGTTTGTAAAGGGAgcatttgaaaatgtatcaAATTGTTGTATGGGAGGAAATAGTGATTTAGGATTTGTAGCTAATGCAGAATCATCAAACGGTTCTTATGTCCTAGGATTAGCGTACAAAATAATAGAAAATGAGAATATAGATGAGCGAGATGAAGTGGAGAACAATCTAAAAATTGGGGGCCTATTACTTTTCAATAACGAGGTCAGACCTGAAAGCTTAGACATTATTCAAAGTCTTCATGAGGCTAAAGTACGTCCTGTCATACTTACAGGTGATAATATAGCAGCGTCACAATATGTTGCCCGCACCTGTGGTATGTTCACATTGCAGTCACAAGCAGGACCTATTGCCAAGCTTGAAGGTGGAGATATTGTTTGGTTATATCCACACCATGTTGTTGATGAGGAAAGGCTATTTTTTACAGATGATTACCACGATTTATCGCTCACTGGAGATGCATTTGATCATATCCAAACGAATTGGGGAAATATACTGAAAAAGAATGGACGCTTAACCTCAAATCAGACAGCAAATGACAATTTGTTTGAGCAATTTTTGCTGAGAGTACGTATTTTTGCAAGACTAAATCCACAT CAAAAGGTCAGAGTTATAAACGCATTcaaaagtttggagattATAACTGGAATGTGCGGAGATGGTACAAATGATTGCCTTGCGTTACAAGCTTCACATGCGGGGATATCTCTTACAAGT GGCGCAACATCAATGGTGTCGCCATTCTCATCAAAAAATAACAAACTTGAGTCCGTAATTTCTCTAATTAG AGAGGGAAGGGGCAGTTTGGTCACTTCTTTGGCATGTTTCAAGTTCATGCTCTTATTTGGACTAATGATCGCATTTGTAAAAGTTACATTGTTTAGAGAATGCAGAGGTGTTATGCCTGAATGGGGGTACTTGCTTTTAGAGAATGCTATATTGTTATCTCTAAGTTACACAATGGCTATGTCTAG ACCTAGTGATAAACTGAGAATTAGATCTCCTACATCTAGTTTACTCGGTCCTTTGACTCTATTTTCAGTTGGAATAATGTTCTTTAttaatattttcttcctgTCGCTAATTTTCAAGTTGTACAACTACCTTG GAGTTCCTTCCAGTTTAGATTTTAATCGCAAAATGAATAAGGCAGCATGGTGGATATTATCAGACAATTTTGAGAGTCCAACGATATGTCTGTGGCTTTGCTACCAAGTCGTAAACACAGCATTAGTTTTCAGTTTTGGTGGAGTATTCAGGGAGCCCATTCTTAGAAACCACTCATTTACAGCGTAA
- a CDS encoding DEAD box ATP-dependent RNA helicase family member protein (encoded by transcript BEWA_041000A), with the protein MDISVLDDRLLSNLKKIGISEPTEIQSKTLQTILDKNSKKVLFTSETGSGKTLAYLLPLLQLISEHGTYDVNPKAIIVVPSVLLAYQIYDILLELTRGLNITFNVSDGIETGPIVEIAISTPEKLVTKLETYNLNYRLNVFENIRYAVFDDVDALVMPNQKSYVEKLLKLTRGRIKTIICSSTISTAGTKSHAAIINKLFKIHTHIKSQKWHTIPENITTEFIHCQENNDKLEKLSEILSKMKDERTLIFCNKSSTTLELAEKVKTMVKKCKIDVINKKVNLIDQLEILRSKNKRHIIIATDIISRGIDIANVTTVVHYDFPPNALIYLHRSGRTGKGGLQGRSVALWTDKEETFYNLLHENKDRLPELFSMSRGPMKQIKRQRKLDNRETEQQTDP; encoded by the exons ATGGATATTAGC GTTCTAGATGATAGACTCCTTTCTAATCTGAAAAAAATTG GAATCTCTGAGCCAACAGAGATACAGAGCAAAACTTTACAAACAATCCTTGATAAAAACTCTAAAAAGGTGTTATTTACCTCGGAAACTGGAAGTGGAAAGACGTTAGCATACCTCCTTCCACTGCTACAACTCATCTCAGAACAC GGGACTTATGACGTGAACCCTAAGGCAATAATTGTGGTACCTTCTGTTTTACTAGCCTATCAAATCTATGACATTCTTCTCGAGTTAACTAG GGGGCTTAATATAACCTTTAATGTTTCTGATGGAATAGAAACGGGTCCTATTGTGGAAATTGCTATATCTACACCAGAAAAACTAGTGACTAAATTGGAAACATACAACCTGAACTATCGTCTCAATGTGTTTGAAAACATTCGCTATGCAGTTTTTGATGATGTAGATGCACTTGTAATGCCAAATCAAAAGTCTTATGTAGAAAAACTTCTCAAATTAACAAGGGGAAGAATAAAAACGATCATATGTTCTTCCACGATTTCTACGGCTGGAACAAAGAGCCATGCCGCGATTATTAATAAACTCTTCAAAATCCACACTCATATCAAAAGCCAAAAATGGCATACAATTCCAGAGAATATAACCACAGAATTCATCCATTGCCAAGAGAACAATGACAA GCTGGAAAAACTCAGTGAAATTTTGTCTAAAATGAAGGATGAACGCACACTAATATTTTGCAATAAATCCTCAACAACGTTGGAACTAGCTGAAAAAGTAAAAACTATGGtcaaaaaatgcaaaataGATGTTATAAACAAG AAAGTAAATCTAATAGATCAGCTAGAAATCCTCAGATCCAAAAACAA GAGGCACATTATTATAGCCACAGACATTATATCCAGAGGGATAGATATCGCAAATGTAACCACTGTCGTCCACTACGATTTCCCACCAAACGCTCTAATCTATTTACATAGATCTGGAAGAACAGGAAAAGGCGGACTACAGGGAAGATCTGTAGCACTATGGACGGACAAGGAGGAAACATTTTACAATCTCCTCCATGAAAACAAAGACAG ACTACCTGAGCTCTTTAGCATGAGCAGAGGGCCCATGAAACAGATTAAAAGACAAAGAAAGTTGGACAATCGTGAAACCGAGCAACAAACGGATCCCTGA
- a CDS encoding 60S ribosomal protein L31, putative (encoded by transcript BEWA_041010A) → MARDKVKKRSLAPITRDYTIHLHKWVHRVTFKRKAPTAIKKIKQFASKAMKTKDVRIDTRLNKFIWSNGIKNLPKRVRVRISRKRNDDEDAREPMFTLVQHVPVEDFSGLQTEVVANE, encoded by the exons ATGGCTAGAG ACAAGGTCAAGAAGAGGTCATTGGCACCAATTACCAGGGATTATACCATCCATTTGCACAAATGGGTCCATCGCGTTACCTTCAAGAGGAAGGCACCCACCGCAATTAAGAAGATCAAGCAGTTTGCCTCAAAGGCCATGAAAACAAAG GATGTGAGAATCGACACAAGACTCAACAAATTCATATGGTCCAATGGTATCAAGAACTTGCCCAAGAGAGTTCGCGTGAGAATTTCACGCAAGCGCAATGATGACGAAGATGCACGCGAACCCATGTTCACTCTCGTCCAGCACGTTCCTGTTGAGGATTTCTCTGGTCTCCAAACAGAGGTTGTTGCTAACGAATAA
- a CDS encoding conserved hypothetical protein (encoded by transcript BEWA_041020A), giving the protein MLKYLTSKGSGSSGLGYVETGPVESQFGRLQCFSWHNAISKTDGMPATIFKLVLKNKEVDVITPYEIDLAKRHLKNIKLVRHPNILKILATKESDSGIYIATERCYPLSSTNISSDPALGIGQIFSAVHFLHTKCNLAYCQISPMGIAVREDGSWCLSSFELAADCNLSVHVLLSEIKSHTSWRDGWRPHLPNTVSVSSLYLDYWGIGALICWVYALLSGCIDKCNTRRNGLDINTLKVYVPNTLQALIDELTLSRQKIDLENILNTHPYFKKNVSVVVLNFLSELHIKPEESVESFFNHLPQYIDKIPVEISCKQILPEVLKAIPLYRSMAPKILESVILMCKSVLVEDFKKKVYPYILDLFKDNDRSTRFCLLKQMPELDHLLDEKQVSEDIFQHLLVGFTDVASQIRNETIKSICYVIKKIKPKQKYVALMSLLKCVDDCEPTIRANTIICFAKIIPFLDSEHISKILPQVWRSGLCDSFAQSKIASLEAISASHEFFSIEDKVSLLFPLVSSTLLDADPQIRKLSFETIYKLLDSVKSQSIPDDVPNDDPW; this is encoded by the exons AtgttaaaatatttaaCATCCAAGGGTTCCGGGTCGTCCGGACTCGGATACGTGGAAACAGGACCAGTAGAAAGTCAGTTTGGTCGATTGCAGTGCTTCTCTTGGCACAACGCTATCTCCAAGACAGATGGTATGCCCGCAACAATATTCAAACTTGTGTTAAAGAACAAAGAAGTGGATG TAATCACACCTTACGAAATTGACCTTGCAAAGAGGCATctgaagaatataaagttGGTTAGACATCCGAACATACTGAAAATACTGGCAACAAAAGAAAGCGATTCTGGAATATATATAGCCACAGAACGCTGCTATCCACTTAGTTCCACAA ATATATCATCGGATCCAGCTTTGGGAATAGGTCAGATTTTTTCAGCAGTACATTTCTTACACACCAAATGTAATTTGGCTTATTGCCAAATCTCGCCCATGGGAATTGCTGTTAGAGAAGATG GGTCCTGGTGCTTATCGTCTTTTGAGTTAGCCGCTGATTGTAATTTATCTGTACATGTATTGCTTTCGGAAATAAAATCGCACACATCCTGGAGAGATGGTTGGAGGCCACACTTACCAAACACTGTTTCAGTTAGCTCCTTATACTTGGACTA TTGGGGTATTGGAGCACTAATCTGCTGGGTTTATGCATTGTTGTCTGGTTGTATTGATAAATGTAACACCAGAAGAAATGGTTTAGATATAAACACTCTAAAAGTTTATGTGCCAAACACTTTGCAGGCTCTTATAGAT GAGCTGACATTATCTAGACAAAAGAtagatttggaaaatattttgaataCACACCCATACTTCAAAAAGAATGTATCTGTAGTCGTTCTGAACTTTCTGTCGGAATTGCACATCAAGCCTGAGGAATCTGTGGAAAGTTTTTTCAACCATTTACCTCAGTATATTGATAAGATACCCGTAGAAATATCT TGCAAGCAAATTCTGCCAGAAGTTCTAAAGGCAATCCCATTGTACAGATCAATGgctccaaaaattttggaatccGTTATTTTAATGTGTAAATCTGTACTGGtggaagattttaaaaaaaaGGTTTACCCATacattttggatttatTCAAGGACAACGATAGATCTACAAG ATTCTGTCTACTTAAGCAAATGCCAGAATTAGACCACTTGCTGGATGAAAAACAAGTCTCTGAAGATATTTTCCAGCATCTGCTCGTTGGATTCACAGATGTGGCATCGCAGATTAGAAATGAAACCATAAAGTCTATCTGTTATGTCATTAAAAAGATAAAACCAAAACAAAAATACGTAGCACTAATGTCACTCTTAAAGTGTGTCGATGATTGCGAACCAACAATCAGAGCAAATACAATCATATGCTTCGCTAAAATAATTCCATTTTTGGACTCGGAGCacatttcaaaaattttacCTCAAGTATGGAGGTCTGGTTTGTGTGATTCATTTGCTCAGTCAAAAATAGCTTCTCTGGAG GCTATATCCGCATCGCATGAATTCTTTTCAATCGAGGATAAAGTCTCGCTCTTGTTTCCGCTGGTATCCAGCACACTACTGGACGCGGATCCTCAAATTAGAAAACTCTCATTTGAAACTATATACAAACTGCTGGACTCCGTCAAGTCGCAGTCCATTCCCG ATGACGTTCCAAACGACGATCCTTGGTAA
- a CDS encoding actin depolymerizing factor, putative (encoded by transcript BEWA_041030A) has product MESGIRVSEEAVAKFVEMKIKKTCKFLILVIKDDSVVVSKAGNGGVDELFAELPTGDCAFVVYDKGRELTLLMYAPLDATTNSRTIYSTTKQTVEKALEGSRIFKNLVEDHGELKDALA; this is encoded by the exons ATGGAGAGTGGCATCCGCGTTAGCGAGGAGGCAGTGGCCAAGTTCGTCGAGATGAAAATTAAGAAAACCTGCAAATTTCTCATCCTCGTGATCAAGGACGACTCTGTCGTAGTTTCCAAGGCTGGAAATGGCGGTGTCGATGAGCTTTTTGCCGAATTGCCCACAGGAGACTGCGCTTTCGTTGTCTACGACAAGG GCCGTGAACTCACTTTGTTGATGTACGCTCCTCTTGATGCTACCACAAACTCTCGTACTATTTACTCTACAACTAAGCAGACTGTTGAAAAGGCACTTGAGGGTTCCAGGATTTTCAAGAACCTTGTTGAGGACCATGGTGAACTCAAGGACGCCTTGGCATAG
- a CDS encoding serine/arginine rich splicing factor, putative (encoded by transcript BEWA_041040A) has protein sequence MSDHQRRGGKRRISLLVKNLKYETSPDKVRSLFSRYGEIRDVYLPLDYYTKKPRGFGFVEFYKEEDADEALRGMDGEEIDGNKVEVFPAKHGRSDPREMRHRESRRRDRSYSRGRQRRRRSYSRSRSRRRYRSSSGDRSDRRSRSRSERRSRSIKRSESSSARSVSRRSNSSSRSRSVSRNSS, from the exons ATGAGCGACCATCAAAGACGCGGAGGTAAGCGCCGCATCTCGCTCCTAGttaaaaatttaaagtACGAAACTTCCCCAGACAAGGTCAGATCGCTATTCTCGAGGTATGGAGAAATTCGCGATGTTTATCTCCCCCTCGACTACTACACGAAAAAACCCCGCGGTTTTGGATTCGTAGAGTTCtacaaagaagaagatgcaGATGAGGCCCTTAGGGGAATGGACGGAGAGGAGATTGATGGAAACAAGGTGGAAGTGTTCCCTGCAAAACACGGGCGCTCCGACCCACGCGAAATG AGACACCGAGAATCTAGGCGTAGAGACAGGTCATATTCCAGAGGAAGACAACGAAGGAGACGATCCTATTCAAGATCAAGATCGCGGAGAAGATACCGCAGCAGCTCCGGGGACCGCTCGGATAGGCGCTCAAGGAGCCGCAGTGAAAGACGCTCCAGGTCGATAAAACGATCCGAAAGCTCATCTGCAAGATCCGTAAGCAGGAGGAGCAACTCTAGCAGCCGCTCAAG GAGCGTAAGTAGAAACAGTTCGTAA
- a CDS encoding prefoldin subunit 3, putative (encoded by transcript BEWA_041050A), with amino-acid sequence MNYTDFVTTKEGHNIPQAKFIDDIEKFVGDDDPVRVVGTAKELLAKYRFMEKSMLSKLGAISEKLPELKDALHTLERLKKKGETGDHDDISTFFKVSDTLYSEATIPFTTTVFLWLGANTMVEYPVDEAITLLTEQYKGTQTCVKEVKKELEWIKQQITCTEITVARLHNYSVAKRKTNG; translated from the exons ATGAACTATACCGATTTTGTGACTACCAAGGAAGGTCACAACATTCCTCAAGCTAAATTTATC GATGACATTGAAAAGTTCGTTGGCGATGATGATCCGGTTCGTGTCGTCGGTACAGCTAAGGAACTGCTAGC CAAGTATCGCTTCATGGAGAAATCCATGCTTTCCAAACTTGGCGCTATCAGCGAGAAGCTCCCAGAACTTAAGGACGCTCTACATACGCTTGAAAGGCTGAAGAAAAAAGGC GAAACGGGCGACCACGACGACAtttctacatttttcaaagtatcGGACACACTTTATTCCGAAGCTACAATTCCATTTACGACTACTGTTTTTTTATGGCTGGGC GCCAACACGATGGTTGAGTATCCAGTGGATGAAGCTATCACCCTGCTAACGGAGCAGTACAAGGGAACACAAACATGTGTAAAGGAAGTG AAGAAGGAACTTGAATGGATAAAACAGCAAATTACCTGCACAGAAATAACTGTAGCTAGACTACACAATTACAGTGTAGCTAAAAGAAAGACCAATGGAtaa